The Lentzea guizhouensis genome contains a region encoding:
- the rph gene encoding ribonuclease PH produces MVRSDGRNDDVLRDIRITRGYQTWPAGSVLIEFGNTRVLCAASVTEGVPRWRSGSGLGWVTAEYAMLPSATHSRSDRESVKGRIGGRTHEISRLIGRSLRACIDLAALGENTIVIDCDVIQADGGTRTAAITGAYVALADAVTYLGAAGRLADPSPLSCAVSAVSVGVVDGRVRLDLPYEEDSRAEVDMNVVATDAGTLIEVQGTGEGATFARSTLDRMLDVALQGCAELNRIQAEALSAPYPGVLPEPKSGGRR; encoded by the coding sequence GTGGTGCGAAGCGACGGCCGAAACGACGACGTGTTGCGTGACATCCGGATCACGCGTGGATACCAGACCTGGCCGGCCGGCTCGGTCCTGATCGAGTTCGGGAACACCCGCGTGCTCTGCGCCGCGAGTGTCACCGAAGGCGTTCCCCGCTGGCGTTCGGGCTCCGGCCTCGGCTGGGTGACCGCCGAGTACGCGATGCTCCCGTCCGCCACGCACTCCCGCAGCGACCGGGAGTCCGTGAAGGGCCGCATCGGTGGTCGCACGCACGAGATCTCCCGGCTGATCGGGCGGTCCCTCCGGGCGTGCATCGACCTCGCGGCTCTCGGCGAGAACACCATCGTGATCGACTGCGACGTGATCCAGGCCGACGGCGGCACCCGCACGGCGGCCATCACCGGCGCCTACGTGGCACTGGCCGACGCGGTGACCTACCTGGGCGCGGCCGGCCGCCTGGCCGACCCGTCGCCGCTGTCGTGCGCGGTGTCCGCGGTGTCGGTGGGCGTGGTCGACGGCCGCGTGCGCCTCGACCTGCCCTACGAGGAGGACTCGCGCGCCGAGGTCGACATGAACGTCGTCGCCACCGACGCGGGCACGTTGATCGAGGTCCAGGGCACCGGCGAGGGCGCCACCTTCGCCCGGTCCACTTTGGACCGCATGCTGGACGTCGCGCTGCAGGGCTGCGCGGAGCTCAACCGCATCCAGGCGGAGGCCCTGTCCGCGCCGTACCCCGGCGTGCTGCCCGAGCCGAAGTCCGGTGGTCGCAGGTGA
- the rdgB gene encoding RdgB/HAM1 family non-canonical purine NTP pyrophosphatase — MKLLLASRNAKKLRELQRIVVAEELSGIEVLSLADVPEFPEAPETAPDFEGNALAKARDAAAATGLVSVADDSGLAVDELNGMPGVLSARWSGRHGDDDANLDLLLGQLGDVPDERRGAAFVSVVALVVPGGEEVVVRGEWRGSLLRERRGTGGFGYDPIFVPDGYMVTSAEMSAEEKDAQSHRGRALKLLVPHLRKLG, encoded by the coding sequence GTGAAGCTCCTGCTCGCCTCCCGCAACGCGAAGAAGCTCCGCGAGCTGCAGCGCATCGTCGTGGCCGAGGAGCTCTCGGGCATCGAGGTGCTGTCGCTGGCGGACGTGCCCGAGTTCCCCGAGGCACCCGAGACCGCGCCGGACTTCGAGGGCAACGCACTGGCCAAGGCCAGGGACGCGGCCGCGGCGACCGGCCTGGTCTCCGTGGCCGACGACTCCGGCCTGGCCGTCGACGAGCTGAACGGCATGCCCGGCGTGCTGTCGGCACGCTGGTCGGGCCGCCACGGCGACGACGACGCCAACCTCGACCTGCTGCTCGGCCAGCTCGGCGACGTGCCGGACGAACGCCGTGGTGCGGCGTTCGTGTCGGTGGTCGCTCTCGTCGTGCCCGGCGGCGAGGAGGTCGTGGTCCGCGGCGAGTGGCGGGGTTCCCTGCTGCGTGAGCGGCGCGGGACCGGCGGCTTCGGTTACGACCCGATCTTCGTGCCCGACGGGTACATGGTCACCTCGGCGGAGATGAGCGCCGAGGAGAAGGACGCCCAGTCACACCGGGGCCGGGCGCTGAAGCTGCTGGTCCCGCACCTGCGCAAGCTCGGTTAG
- a CDS encoding OsmC family protein — protein MIELERMGEHEFVATNGRGASVRIGRKGQEGSFSPVELLVAAAAGCAMVTSETLILRRTGGEQLTAVADAVQSESGNEVVSIPVALSYDLSAVDDPEALEAVVRRAVEQFCTVTRTLKQSATAPLQLPTPLQTAVDPL, from the coding sequence ATGATCGAGCTGGAGCGGATGGGCGAGCACGAGTTCGTCGCGACGAACGGCCGCGGCGCCTCCGTGCGCATCGGCCGCAAGGGCCAGGAGGGCTCGTTCAGCCCGGTGGAGCTGCTGGTCGCGGCCGCCGCGGGGTGCGCGATGGTCACCTCCGAGACGCTGATCCTGCGGCGCACCGGTGGCGAGCAGCTGACGGCGGTCGCGGACGCGGTCCAGTCCGAGAGCGGCAACGAGGTGGTGTCCATCCCGGTGGCGCTCTCGTACGACCTGTCCGCTGTGGACGATCCGGAGGCGCTGGAGGCCGTCGTCCGGCGTGCCGTGGAGCAGTTCTGCACGGTCACGCGGACGTTGAAGCAGTCGGCGACGGCCCCGCTTCAGCTCCCGACGCCGCTCCAGACCGCCGTCGACCCGCTGTGA
- a CDS encoding SRPBCC family protein, which translates to MTDRSYHGDKLVIRRQYKATREDVWDAITTPERLVRWFLPISGDLRVGGRYQLEGNAGGEVVRCDPPAEIGLTWEIGEMHTDVLVRLEADGDTTVLTLTHSPMPGEFVPGTGAGWELGLVALEKHLAGDLPEGRALDWIAASAPEDMAAAQALAEQIAAEWVEVLNR; encoded by the coding sequence ATGACTGACCGGAGCTACCACGGCGACAAGCTGGTGATCCGGCGCCAGTACAAGGCGACCCGCGAGGACGTGTGGGACGCGATCACCACGCCCGAACGCCTGGTGCGCTGGTTCCTGCCGATCAGCGGCGACCTCCGCGTCGGTGGCCGCTACCAGCTCGAGGGCAACGCGGGCGGCGAGGTCGTGCGCTGCGACCCGCCCGCCGAGATCGGCCTCACCTGGGAGATCGGTGAGATGCACACCGACGTCCTGGTGCGGCTGGAGGCCGACGGCGACACGACGGTGCTCACTCTCACGCACTCCCCGATGCCCGGCGAGTTCGTGCCGGGCACCGGTGCGGGCTGGGAGCTGGGGCTCGTCGCACTGGAGAAGCACCTGGCGGGCGATCTGCCCGAAGGGCGCGCTCTGGACTGGATCGCGGCCTCGGCGCCGGAGGACATGGCGGCGGCGCAGGCGCTGGCCGAGCAGATCGCCGCGGAGTGGGTGGAGGTGCTGAACCGGTGA
- a CDS encoding SMP-30/gluconolactonase/LRE family protein, which translates to MSTEVAVRASAQLGEGPTWDHSSSTLLWVDILASEVHRYAPARDDDSVLTLPQHVGAAKPRAQGGLVCNLRDGVALVDRDGTKSWLVYWARDGVRGNDAGVDPSGRLWAGTMRYDQAANEGWLARVSGDGSAKVMVSEVNTSNGVGWSPDGKLMYYVDTPTRRIDVFDFDNAAGTVANRRPLTHVGHTDGSPDGLTVDADGCVWVALWGGHAVRRYTPEGELDREVELPVDQPTACCFGGADFTDLYVTSARVGLSDDVLMERQLNGSVLVLPGIGAGVPGVAFAG; encoded by the coding sequence GTGTCGACAGAAGTAGCGGTGCGCGCATCGGCCCAGCTCGGCGAGGGCCCGACCTGGGACCACAGCAGCTCCACGTTGCTGTGGGTGGACATCCTCGCCTCCGAGGTGCACCGGTACGCCCCGGCGCGCGACGACGACTCGGTGCTGACCCTCCCCCAGCACGTCGGCGCCGCCAAGCCGCGTGCGCAGGGCGGGCTCGTCTGCAACCTGCGCGACGGCGTCGCGCTGGTCGACCGGGACGGCACCAAGAGCTGGCTCGTCTACTGGGCCCGCGACGGCGTGCGCGGCAACGACGCGGGAGTCGACCCGTCCGGCCGGTTGTGGGCCGGCACCATGCGGTACGACCAGGCCGCCAACGAGGGCTGGCTCGCGCGGGTCTCCGGCGACGGCTCCGCGAAGGTCATGGTCAGCGAGGTGAACACGAGCAACGGCGTGGGCTGGAGCCCGGACGGCAAGCTCATGTACTACGTCGACACGCCCACCCGGCGCATCGACGTCTTCGACTTCGACAACGCCGCCGGCACGGTGGCCAACCGCCGTCCGCTCACCCACGTCGGCCACACCGACGGCTCGCCGGACGGGCTGACCGTGGACGCCGACGGGTGCGTGTGGGTCGCGTTGTGGGGTGGTCACGCCGTGCGCCGCTACACGCCGGAGGGCGAGCTGGACCGGGAGGTCGAGCTGCCGGTGGACCAGCCGACCGCGTGCTGCTTCGGCGGTGCCGACTTCACCGACCTCTACGTCACCTCGGCACGGGTCGGGCTGTCCGACGACGTTCTGATGGAGCGGCAGCTCAACGGGTCCGTGCTGGTGCTGCCGGGGATCGGCGCCGGGGTGCCGGGGGTCGCGTTCGCCGGGTGA
- a CDS encoding LLM class flavin-dependent oxidoreductase produces MSRLSEIPLSVLDLAPIGSGSDATTALRNSRELAQQADRLGYQRYWFAEHHNMPGIASSAPAVLIEHIASATERIRVGSGGVMLPNHAPLVVAEQFGMLEALHPGRIDLGIGRAPGTDQKTARALRRTEAGLSAENFPQELTELIGYFEGTGELNAVPAAGNKPPIWLLGSSGYSAQAAGLLGLPFAFAHHFSAQNTLPALALYRKHFRPSEVLSEPYAMVCASVVVADSDEHARYLAGPGALSFVKLRQGRPGPLATPEEAAAYPYTEIDELVIEDRMATQIIGSPETVRAGLDELLDSTAADELMVTTIVHGLQDRLRSFELLSELAERTPALDRSAAHT; encoded by the coding sequence ATGAGCCGTCTCAGTGAGATCCCGCTGTCCGTTCTCGACCTCGCCCCGATCGGTTCGGGCTCGGATGCGACGACCGCGCTGCGGAACTCCAGGGAACTCGCTCAGCAGGCCGACCGCCTCGGCTACCAGCGGTACTGGTTCGCCGAGCACCACAACATGCCCGGGATCGCGAGCTCGGCGCCGGCGGTGCTGATCGAGCACATCGCGTCGGCGACCGAGCGCATCCGCGTCGGGTCGGGCGGGGTGATGCTGCCGAACCACGCGCCGCTGGTGGTCGCCGAGCAGTTCGGCATGCTCGAAGCGCTGCACCCCGGCCGCATCGACCTCGGCATCGGCCGCGCGCCCGGCACCGACCAGAAGACGGCGCGGGCGCTGCGCAGGACCGAGGCCGGGCTGTCGGCGGAGAACTTCCCGCAGGAGCTCACCGAACTCATCGGGTACTTCGAGGGCACCGGCGAGCTCAACGCCGTGCCCGCCGCGGGCAACAAGCCGCCGATCTGGCTGCTCGGCTCGTCCGGCTACAGCGCGCAGGCCGCCGGTCTGCTCGGGCTGCCGTTCGCGTTCGCCCACCACTTCAGCGCCCAGAACACGCTGCCGGCGCTGGCGCTGTACCGGAAGCACTTCCGGCCGTCGGAGGTCCTGAGCGAGCCGTACGCGATGGTGTGCGCCTCGGTGGTGGTGGCCGACAGCGACGAGCACGCCCGCTACCTCGCCGGTCCCGGCGCGCTGTCGTTCGTGAAGCTGCGCCAGGGCCGCCCCGGTCCGCTGGCGACGCCGGAGGAGGCCGCCGCCTACCCGTACACCGAGATCGACGAGCTCGTGATCGAGGACCGGATGGCCACTCAGATCATCGGATCCCCCGAAACGGTCCGTGCGGGACTGGACGAGTTGCTGGACTCGACCGCGGCCGACGAGCTCATGGTGACGACCATCGTGCACGGCCTGCAGGACCGTCTCCGCTCCTTCGAACTGCTCAGCGAGCTCGCCGAACGGACGCCCGCACTGGACCGTTCAGCCGCACATACGTGA
- a CDS encoding ArsR/SmtB family transcription factor has protein sequence MHALDVLGDPVRRRILELLATGERAAGDVGAVVQAEFGITQSAVSQHLKVLRSNGFVQVTAAGTRRLYSVAPDPLQEIDAWLDHFRRFWEPHLDALATELARGRRERRLEAEDD, from the coding sequence GTGCACGCGCTCGACGTACTGGGCGACCCCGTCCGCAGACGCATCCTGGAGCTCCTCGCCACCGGTGAACGGGCCGCCGGCGACGTGGGCGCGGTGGTGCAGGCCGAGTTCGGCATCACCCAGTCCGCGGTCTCCCAGCACCTCAAGGTGCTGCGGTCGAACGGGTTCGTCCAGGTCACGGCGGCAGGCACGCGCCGGCTCTACTCGGTCGCACCGGACCCGCTGCAGGAGATCGACGCGTGGCTCGACCACTTCCGGCGGTTCTGGGAACCGCACCTCGACGCCCTCGCGACCGAACTGGCGCGCGGCAGGCGTGAACGCAGGCTGGAGGCCGAAGATGACTGA
- a CDS encoding PLP-dependent cysteine synthase family protein, whose protein sequence is MARYDSLLDALGGTPLVGLPRLSPSEDVRIWAKLEDRNPTGSIKDRPALAMIEAAERDGVLRPGATILEPTSGNTGISLAMAAKLKGYGLVCVMPENTSTERRQLLQAYGARIVFSPAAGGSNQAVATAKELAKQNPDWVMLYQYGNPANAESHFRGTGPEILADLPTITHFVAGLGTTGTLVGVGRFLREAKPDVQIIAAEPRYGELVYGLRNLDEGFVPELYDESVLTGRYSVGSYDALRRTRQLLETEGIFAGISTGAILHAALAVAQKAEVAGKTADIVFIVCDAGWKYLSTGAYAGTLDEAAARLDGHLWA, encoded by the coding sequence ATGGCGCGCTACGACTCGCTCCTCGACGCGCTCGGCGGGACCCCGCTGGTGGGCCTGCCGAGGCTGTCCCCCTCGGAGGACGTCCGCATCTGGGCGAAGCTCGAGGACCGCAACCCGACCGGCTCGATCAAGGACCGGCCCGCGCTGGCCATGATCGAGGCGGCGGAGCGCGACGGCGTGCTGCGGCCGGGCGCGACGATCCTCGAGCCGACGTCCGGCAACACCGGCATCTCGCTCGCCATGGCCGCGAAGCTCAAGGGCTACGGCCTGGTGTGCGTGATGCCGGAGAACACCTCCACCGAGCGCCGCCAGCTGCTGCAGGCCTACGGCGCGCGGATCGTGTTCTCACCGGCGGCGGGCGGGTCGAACCAGGCCGTCGCCACCGCGAAGGAGCTCGCCAAGCAGAACCCGGACTGGGTGATGCTCTACCAGTACGGCAACCCGGCCAACGCCGAGTCGCACTTCCGCGGCACCGGGCCGGAGATCCTCGCCGACCTGCCGACGATCACGCACTTCGTGGCCGGTCTCGGCACGACGGGCACGCTGGTCGGCGTCGGCCGGTTCCTGCGCGAGGCCAAGCCGGACGTGCAGATCATCGCCGCGGAGCCGCGCTACGGCGAGCTGGTCTACGGCCTGCGCAACCTCGACGAGGGCTTCGTGCCGGAGCTGTACGACGAGTCGGTGCTGACCGGCCGGTACTCGGTCGGCTCGTACGACGCGTTGCGCCGCACCCGGCAGCTGCTGGAGACCGAGGGCATCTTCGCCGGCATCTCGACCGGCGCGATCCTGCACGCGGCGCTGGCCGTGGCGCAGAAGGCCGAGGTCGCGGGCAAGACCGCGGACATCGTGTTCATCGTCTGCGACGCGGGCTGGAAGTACCTGTCCACGGGCGCGTACGCGGGCACGCTGGACGAGGCGGCCGCGAGGCTCGACGGACACCTCTGGGCCTGA
- a CDS encoding rhomboid family intramembrane serine protease: protein MDRTALAKRVIPPHPVLSLLVVAGFVGFLYAVEAFDVATGGSLEDDGVLPRDFGQWDNLLWMPLIHGDWSHLTGNAVPLLLLGFLASSGGLKQFFQVTAVIWLSSALGVWVFGSVGSHIGASGLVFGFLTFLLVRGVFARSWLQLVIAVGVFALYGAALWGVLPGQPGVSWEGHLFGAIGGVLAAWGVSRDNRRRRAPATFTA from the coding sequence GTGGACCGCACTGCGCTCGCGAAACGGGTCATCCCGCCGCACCCCGTGCTGTCGCTGCTGGTCGTCGCCGGGTTCGTCGGCTTCCTCTACGCCGTCGAGGCCTTCGACGTCGCCACCGGCGGCTCGCTGGAGGACGACGGCGTGCTGCCGCGCGACTTCGGCCAGTGGGACAACCTGCTCTGGATGCCGCTCATCCACGGCGACTGGAGCCACCTGACCGGCAACGCGGTTCCGTTGCTGCTGCTCGGGTTCCTCGCCTCCTCCGGCGGGTTGAAGCAGTTCTTCCAGGTCACCGCGGTGATCTGGCTGTCGAGCGCGCTCGGCGTGTGGGTGTTCGGCAGCGTCGGCAGCCACATCGGCGCGTCCGGGCTGGTGTTCGGGTTCCTCACGTTCCTGCTCGTGCGCGGGGTGTTCGCGCGGTCGTGGCTGCAGCTGGTGATCGCGGTCGGGGTGTTCGCGCTGTACGGCGCGGCGTTGTGGGGTGTGCTGCCCGGTCAGCCGGGCGTGTCGTGGGAAGGCCACCTGTTCGGTGCGATCGGTGGCGTGCTGGCGGCTTGGGGTGTCTCACGCGACAACCGCAGACGTCGGGCACCGGCTACATTCACGGCGTGA
- the murI gene encoding glutamate racemase: MDSGVGGLTVARAVMEQLPGESIHYIGDTAHGPYGPLPIAQARKHALEVCDRLVDEGAKMLVIACNTASAACFRDARERYDVPVVEVILPAVRRAVMSTRSGRIGVIATVGTINSHAYQDAFQAARDVTVTAAACPRFVDFVERGTTSGRQVLGLAQAYLEPLQRADVDTVVLGCTHYPLLTGVIQIVMGERVTLVSSAEETVKDVVRLLTERDDFADEPPVHRVTCTGPPERFAKLAARFLPTFEQWG, encoded by the coding sequence ATGGACTCGGGCGTCGGCGGCCTGACGGTCGCCAGAGCCGTCATGGAGCAGCTGCCCGGCGAGTCGATCCACTACATCGGTGACACGGCCCATGGTCCGTACGGGCCGTTGCCCATCGCGCAGGCCCGCAAGCACGCGCTCGAGGTGTGCGACCGGCTGGTGGACGAGGGCGCGAAGATGCTCGTCATCGCGTGCAACACCGCGTCGGCGGCCTGCTTCCGCGACGCCCGCGAACGCTACGACGTGCCGGTGGTCGAGGTGATCCTGCCGGCGGTCCGGCGTGCGGTGATGTCCACGCGGTCCGGGCGGATCGGCGTGATCGCCACGGTCGGCACGATCAACTCGCACGCCTACCAGGACGCGTTCCAGGCCGCCCGGGACGTGACGGTCACGGCGGCGGCCTGCCCCCGGTTCGTCGACTTCGTGGAACGCGGGACCACCTCCGGGCGGCAGGTGCTCGGGCTCGCGCAGGCCTACCTGGAACCGTTGCAGCGCGCCGACGTCGACACGGTGGTGCTGGGGTGCACGCACTACCCGCTGCTGACCGGCGTGATCCAGATCGTGATGGGCGAGCGCGTGACACTCGTGTCCAGCGCGGAGGAGACGGTGAAGGACGTCGTGCGGTTGCTGACCGAGCGCGACGACTTCGCCGATGAACCGCCCGTGCACCGGGTGACCTGCACCGGGCCACCCGAGCGGTTCGCCAAGCTGGCGGCGAGGTTCCTGCCGACGTTCGAACAGTGGGGGTAA
- a CDS encoding Mov34/MPN/PAD-1 family protein gives MLVIRRDLVDAMVAHARRDHPDEACGQIAGPEGSDRPERIIEMENAERSPTFYRFDAAEQLKVYREMQANDEEAVVIYHSHTATEAYPSRTDVKFANEPQAHYVLVSTRDPIEHELRSYRIVDGVVTEEPVKIIES, from the coding sequence GTGCTGGTGATTCGCCGTGACCTGGTGGACGCGATGGTGGCCCACGCGCGCCGTGACCACCCCGACGAGGCGTGCGGGCAGATCGCGGGGCCGGAGGGCTCCGACCGTCCTGAGCGCATCATCGAGATGGAGAACGCTGAGCGGTCGCCCACGTTCTACCGGTTCGACGCCGCCGAGCAGCTCAAGGTGTACCGCGAGATGCAGGCCAACGACGAGGAAGCGGTGGTCATCTACCACTCGCACACCGCGACGGAGGCCTACCCGTCCCGCACGGACGTCAAGTTCGCCAACGAGCCCCAGGCGCACTACGTGCTGGTTTCCACGCGTGACCCGATCGAGCACGAGCTGCGGTCGTACCGCATCGTCGACGGTGTCGTGACCGAGGAACCGGTCAAGATCATCGAGTCCTGA
- the bcp gene encoding thioredoxin-dependent thiol peroxidase — protein sequence MSTRLEPGDTAPAFTLPDSEGKPVSLSDYLGKSVVVYFYPAASTPGCTKQACDFRDSLAQLNDLGYAVVGISPDKQEKLAKFREAEGLTFPLLGDTDKTVLTEWGAFGEKQNYGRTVQGVIRSTFLVGPDGKIVKAMYNVRATGHVAKLLRELPA from the coding sequence ATGAGCACCCGTCTCGAGCCTGGAGACACCGCGCCCGCCTTCACGCTGCCCGACAGCGAGGGCAAGCCGGTGTCGCTGTCCGACTACCTCGGCAAGTCCGTGGTCGTGTACTTCTACCCGGCCGCGAGCACGCCGGGCTGCACCAAGCAGGCCTGCGACTTCCGCGACAGCCTCGCCCAGCTGAACGACCTGGGCTACGCCGTCGTCGGCATCTCGCCGGACAAGCAGGAGAAGCTCGCCAAGTTCCGCGAGGCCGAGGGCCTGACCTTCCCGCTGCTCGGCGACACCGACAAGACCGTCCTCACCGAGTGGGGCGCGTTCGGCGAGAAGCAGAACTACGGCCGCACCGTGCAGGGCGTCATCCGCTCGACGTTCCTCGTCGGCCCGGACGGCAAGATCGTGAAGGCCATGTACAACGTGCGCGCCACCGGCCACGTCGCCAAGCTCCTGCGCGAGCTGCCAGCCTGA
- a CDS encoding DMT family transporter, whose protein sequence is MLKWILLTVAVGAEVFATLCLKYSEGFTKPWPVVGLGVGFLTALYLESVVIRMGLPVAITYAIWAGAGIALVAITSRVLFEDPMNLAMLSGMALIAAGVCVVSVASHAHAATA, encoded by the coding sequence ATGCTCAAGTGGATTTTGCTGACCGTCGCCGTGGGCGCGGAAGTTTTCGCAACCCTTTGTCTGAAGTACTCCGAGGGATTCACGAAACCGTGGCCGGTCGTCGGTCTCGGCGTCGGGTTCCTCACCGCCCTCTACCTGGAGTCGGTGGTGATCCGGATGGGCCTGCCGGTCGCCATCACGTACGCGATCTGGGCGGGTGCGGGCATCGCGCTGGTCGCCATCACCAGCCGCGTGCTGTTCGAGGACCCGATGAACCTCGCCATGCTCAGCGGCATGGCGCTCATCGCGGCCGGCGTGTGCGTGGTGTCGGTCGCCTCGCACGCACACGCCGCCACGGCGTGA
- a CDS encoding MoaD/ThiS family protein → MAVTVSIPTILRTHTGGEKSVSATGATLAEVIDDLENNHGGLKARLVKEGALHRFVNVYVNDEDVRFAGGLEAAVKDGDNVTILPAVAGG, encoded by the coding sequence ATGGCCGTCACCGTGTCGATCCCGACCATCCTGCGCACCCACACCGGGGGCGAGAAGTCGGTGTCCGCCACCGGCGCGACGCTCGCCGAGGTCATCGACGACCTGGAGAACAACCACGGCGGCCTCAAAGCCCGCCTGGTCAAGGAGGGTGCGCTGCACCGCTTCGTCAACGTCTACGTCAACGACGAGGACGTGCGCTTCGCCGGTGGCCTCGAGGCCGCGGTGAAGGACGGCGACAACGTCACCATCCTCCCGGCCGTCGCGGGCGGCTGA
- a CDS encoding MBL fold metallo-hydrolase: MLLTVLGCSGSIPGPGAAASGYLLEADGFTLVLEFGNGVLGRFQQERPLFSMDALVLSHLHPDHCIDVSSLYVARKYHPSPPSGRLPVYAPAEAHSRFAAAYAPSDAERTSLDLTDVFEFHPLGSPVHIGPFTVESAVVAHPCEAYGFRISCGGVTLAYTGDSGPCAALEELADGVDVLLAEASWTHAPDRVADLHLSGLQAGQLAARAGAGRLLVTHVPPWTSREAVLAEARSAFDGPCELVVEGGRYEVGETA, from the coding sequence GTGCTGCTGACCGTGCTCGGCTGCTCCGGCAGCATTCCCGGACCCGGTGCGGCGGCGTCGGGGTACCTGCTCGAGGCCGACGGGTTCACCCTGGTGCTGGAGTTCGGCAACGGTGTGCTGGGGCGGTTCCAGCAGGAACGGCCGTTGTTCTCGATGGACGCCTTGGTGTTGTCGCACCTGCACCCGGACCACTGCATCGACGTGTCGTCGTTGTACGTGGCGCGGAAGTACCACCCGTCTCCGCCATCCGGCCGCTTGCCCGTGTACGCGCCTGCTGAGGCGCACTCGCGGTTCGCCGCGGCCTACGCGCCGTCCGACGCCGAGCGGACCTCGCTGGACCTCACGGACGTCTTCGAATTTCACCCGTTGGGCTCTCCAGTCCACATTGGACCGTTTACTGTGGAGTCGGCGGTGGTCGCGCATCCTTGCGAGGCTTATGGGTTCCGGATTTCGTGCGGTGGTGTGACGCTGGCCTACACCGGTGACAGCGGGCCGTGCGCCGCGCTGGAGGAGCTGGCCGACGGCGTGGACGTGCTGCTCGCGGAGGCCAGCTGGACGCACGCGCCGGACCGGGTGGCGGACCTGCACCTGTCCGGGCTGCAGGCCGGACAGCTGGCGGCGCGCGCGGGTGCCGGGCGGTTGCTCGTCACGCACGTGCCGCCGTGGACCTCGCGCGAGGCCGTGCTGGCGGAGGCCCGCTCGGCGTTCGACGGGCCGTGCGAACTGGTCGTAGAGGGCGGCCGGTACGAGGTGGGGGAGACAGCATGA
- a CDS encoding DUF2231 domain-containing protein → MLTIDGIPIHPLLVHAVVVLLPLAALGSIAIALVPAWRRRYAWPVLGVTLAGVAAVPVATQAGEDLQAALERATGAANPVIQTHADLGDMLLPIALGFGVAVIALLVAGRLADREREAEAPTTKTWRVVSVVVSVLVVLLAVGTTVQTIRAGHSGSTAVWSGVGS, encoded by the coding sequence ATGCTGACGATCGACGGTATCCCGATCCACCCGTTGCTCGTGCACGCCGTGGTCGTGCTGCTGCCCCTGGCGGCGCTCGGTTCGATCGCGATCGCGCTGGTCCCGGCCTGGCGGCGCAGGTACGCGTGGCCCGTTCTCGGGGTCACGCTGGCCGGTGTCGCAGCCGTGCCGGTCGCGACGCAGGCGGGCGAGGACCTCCAGGCCGCACTTGAACGCGCCACGGGTGCGGCGAACCCGGTCATCCAGACGCACGCGGACCTGGGTGACATGCTGCTGCCCATCGCGCTCGGCTTCGGCGTCGCGGTGATCGCGCTGCTCGTGGCCGGGCGGCTCGCGGACCGCGAACGCGAGGCGGAGGCACCCACCACGAAGACGTGGCGGGTGGTCTCAGTCGTCGTGTCGGTGCTGGTCGTGCTGCTCGCGGTCGGGACGACCGTGCAGACGATCAGGGCCGGTCACAGCGGGTCGACGGCGGTCTGGAGCGGCGTCGGGAGCTGA